A part of Terriglobus roseus genomic DNA contains:
- a CDS encoding lipocalin-like domain-containing protein codes for MKMTKYVALIAVTLLGISSMRGEDKVANPFVGSWQLIAADKLLPNGTRVSDYGAEPHGMAVFTADGHFMIDVFRNVRTKFTSKDREKGTFDEYKEAQLSSSCSFGTYTVDTAANKITLHIDRSTYPNGDDTTQVREYEVEDDTLSWKVAPRPDGSIPITVVRRIAP; via the coding sequence ATGAAGATGACTAAGTATGTTGCATTGATTGCTGTCACGCTGTTGGGTATCTCTTCCATGCGCGGCGAGGATAAGGTTGCGAATCCGTTTGTTGGTAGCTGGCAACTGATTGCTGCAGATAAGTTGCTGCCGAATGGGACACGTGTTTCGGACTATGGTGCTGAGCCGCACGGCATGGCGGTGTTTACGGCGGATGGTCACTTCATGATTGATGTGTTTCGGAATGTGCGGACGAAGTTTACGAGTAAGGATCGTGAGAAGGGGACGTTCGACGAGTACAAGGAGGCGCAACTGAGTAGCAGTTGCAGCTTTGGCACTTACACCGTTGATACTGCTGCAAACAAGATCACGTTGCATATTGACCGCAGCACGTATCCGAATGGCGATGACACGACGCAGGTTCGCGAGTACGAAGTGGAAGATGACACGCTTAGCTGGAAGGTGGCGCCGCGGCCGGATGGTTCGATTCCGATTACGGTGGTGCGTCGCATTGCTCCGTAG
- a CDS encoding DUF3050 domain-containing protein: MTATTQQIAALEAKLKPLYDQLANHRLYSSFHTLADLHTFMESHVFAVWDFMSLLKALQRGLTCIDVPWIPSTFPESRRLVNEIVLGEETDVYQGQSLSHFELYLLAMQQCGADTTAIDRLVFALRDGADLHQAVRGSHASEPAKLFVRDTFHILSEEKLHTTAAAFTFGREDLIPAMFKGFVRDLNRDLGGNLDTFLWYLERHIEVDGEAHGPMALRMIAELCGDDEHKWQEAEQAATYALQSRLTLWDGIANTIMKR, encoded by the coding sequence ATGACCGCGACAACACAGCAGATCGCAGCCCTCGAAGCCAAGCTGAAACCGCTTTACGACCAGCTCGCAAACCACCGCCTCTACAGCTCGTTCCACACACTCGCTGACCTGCACACTTTTATGGAATCGCACGTCTTCGCCGTATGGGACTTTATGAGCCTGCTCAAAGCTCTCCAGCGCGGACTCACCTGCATTGACGTCCCCTGGATTCCCAGCACATTCCCCGAGAGCCGCCGCCTCGTCAACGAGATCGTCCTCGGCGAAGAAACCGACGTCTACCAGGGCCAATCCCTAAGCCACTTCGAGCTGTATCTCCTCGCCATGCAGCAGTGCGGCGCGGACACCACCGCCATCGACCGCCTCGTCTTCGCCCTGCGCGACGGCGCGGACCTTCATCAGGCCGTGCGCGGTAGCCACGCCTCCGAACCCGCCAAACTCTTCGTGCGCGACACCTTCCACATCCTCAGCGAAGAGAAACTCCACACCACCGCCGCTGCCTTCACCTTCGGCCGCGAAGACCTCATCCCGGCCATGTTCAAAGGCTTCGTGCGCGACCTGAACCGCGACCTCGGCGGCAACCTCGACACCTTCCTCTGGTATCTCGAACGCCACATCGAAGTCGACGGCGAAGCACACGGCCCCATGGCCCTCCGCATGATCGCCGAACTCTGCGGCGACGACGAACACAAATGGCAGGAAGCGGAACAAGCCGCCACCTACGCCCTCCAGTCGCGCCTCACGCTCTGGGACGGCATCGCAAACACCATCATGAAACGTTAG
- a CDS encoding acyltransferase family protein — protein sequence MPSTDDRLSPLTEVRNPVSSVTTVKRPPHLKALTSIRALAALYVGFYHMVRPFELWGRFGGFWGAGYTAVSFFFFLSGFILVYTHGVEFVSGRGDVKRFLVARFARVYPLYLLVTSIAGILSYKTIFHPKYHVIAYIAQMFMLQSWHIRLTPFFNIVAWSLSEEAFFYFCFPFIAPRLQPNSLRHGILLLAGCCVLALIPGMIAMHLDPARAWHEVAVSNRGPVVYVVRRFPPLMLPQFLCGIVAGWIYLQRPISDGFAKVALAVGSVVMVTALLFADHLPFVLLHNGLLIPCYVLILYGLARPNIVSNVLSWSPFVLAGEASYAFYLTHFMFNDWAAWVFHWPMTIAGLVPRLLVLLPLSLLLHLYVERPGRRWVMKWWDARAARLQAA from the coding sequence ATGCCGTCAACCGATGACCGTCTTTCTCCGCTCACCGAAGTACGGAATCCTGTTTCATCGGTAACAACAGTTAAGCGTCCGCCGCACCTGAAAGCATTGACGAGCATACGCGCGCTGGCAGCACTGTATGTGGGCTTCTATCACATGGTGCGGCCGTTTGAATTGTGGGGCAGGTTTGGCGGGTTCTGGGGTGCTGGCTACACGGCTGTCAGTTTCTTCTTCTTCCTCTCCGGGTTCATCCTGGTCTACACGCATGGCGTGGAGTTTGTCAGTGGGAGGGGAGACGTAAAACGCTTTCTGGTCGCCCGCTTTGCGCGCGTGTATCCGCTGTACCTGCTTGTCACAAGCATCGCGGGAATTCTTAGCTATAAGACAATTTTTCACCCTAAGTACCACGTGATCGCGTACATCGCGCAGATGTTTATGCTTCAGTCCTGGCATATCCGCCTGACGCCGTTCTTCAATATCGTTGCGTGGAGCTTGTCAGAAGAAGCCTTCTTTTACTTCTGTTTCCCATTCATCGCTCCACGCCTGCAGCCAAACTCCCTGCGCCATGGCATATTGCTGCTGGCGGGATGCTGTGTTCTTGCGTTGATTCCGGGCATGATCGCCATGCATCTTGACCCTGCTCGCGCCTGGCACGAGGTAGCTGTGTCCAATCGTGGGCCGGTGGTGTACGTTGTCCGACGGTTCCCACCGCTGATGCTTCCCCAGTTCCTGTGCGGCATCGTGGCGGGATGGATTTACCTGCAACGACCGATCAGCGACGGCTTTGCAAAGGTGGCATTGGCCGTAGGAAGCGTGGTGATGGTTACCGCGTTGCTCTTCGCGGATCATCTGCCGTTCGTTCTGCTGCATAACGGTCTGCTGATTCCTTGCTATGTGCTGATTCTTTATGGGCTTGCACGTCCGAATATCGTGTCGAATGTGCTGTCGTGGTCCCCGTTTGTTTTGGCGGGGGAGGCAAGCTATGCGTTTTACCTGACGCATTTCATGTTTAACGACTGGGCAGCGTGGGTCTTTCACTGGCCGATGACGATTGCCGGCCTGGTCCCTCGGCTGCTTGTTCTTCTGCCCCTGAGTCTCCTGCTGCATTTGTATGTGGAGCGTCCGGGCCGCCGCTGGGTGATGAAGTGGTGGGATGCCCGGGCGGCGAGGTTGCAGGCCGCTTAG
- a CDS encoding DUF885 domain-containing protein, translated as MRVLRAWAAVSMCSAIAIAAAQAPSAKPATAKPAQPAAAAATTTEDGSPIPASPFPSGPPSKAGEQLTAIHKADMAWRETQRGYRPPGARQRIQPSVLPAVDAATQQKALEHYEGVKAQLDKLSTDGMSEAERMNLEIYVYQINTQIADKKFKEYEKPVNSLETFWTEAQGTGQRGFRTEKDYENYLLWMADIPRYFQENIVNMRAGVARGFAPPKITLNGRDQTIVPIANATSADATPFWKAFTHMPSTVNTAEQARLRAEGKKVIEQQVIPAYKELLAFWNTEYYPHTQTSIAAESLPDGKAYYKAQIKRYTTLDLTAEEIHNIGLAEVAKIHQEMLDTIAEAKFQGDFSAFLKFLRTDPQFYAKTPDELLGKASYMMKEFDDKSDRYFGYQPRGRFGIHPIPDEVAPYQPAGFGGAGGFQINLYDLPSRPIYAMPALTLHEAAPGHSWAGLIAREHQNPDGFRGGGSAFGEGWALYCERLGTEMDMYHTPYEKFGMLSFQSWRASRLVVDTGMHSMGWTREQAQQFLRENTALSEHDIEEEVDRYISWPGQALSYYLGMTVIQKERQHAQQALGKKFNIRAFHDAILATGGVPLPVLEEYLEAWIKGGGVGPYPEMEK; from the coding sequence ATGCGCGTACTTCGTGCCTGGGCCGCAGTGTCCATGTGCTCAGCGATAGCCATTGCAGCCGCTCAGGCTCCATCGGCAAAACCTGCCACTGCCAAACCCGCGCAGCCTGCGGCGGCCGCTGCCACCACCACAGAAGACGGCAGCCCCATCCCCGCTTCGCCGTTTCCATCCGGCCCACCCAGCAAAGCAGGCGAGCAACTCACGGCCATCCACAAGGCCGACATGGCATGGCGCGAAACGCAGCGTGGATACCGCCCACCGGGCGCACGTCAACGCATCCAGCCCTCGGTGCTTCCCGCAGTCGACGCCGCCACGCAACAGAAGGCGCTCGAACACTACGAGGGCGTGAAGGCACAACTCGACAAGCTCTCCACCGACGGCATGAGCGAAGCCGAACGCATGAATCTGGAGATTTACGTCTACCAGATCAACACGCAGATCGCCGACAAGAAATTCAAGGAGTACGAGAAGCCCGTCAACTCACTCGAAACCTTCTGGACAGAGGCGCAGGGCACCGGCCAGCGCGGCTTCCGCACGGAAAAGGATTACGAGAACTACCTGCTCTGGATGGCGGACATCCCGCGTTACTTCCAGGAAAACATCGTCAACATGCGCGCAGGCGTGGCTCGCGGATTCGCACCACCGAAGATCACCTTAAACGGACGCGACCAGACCATCGTTCCCATCGCCAACGCCACCAGCGCCGATGCCACGCCCTTCTGGAAGGCGTTCACGCACATGCCCTCCACGGTCAACACCGCAGAGCAGGCGCGCCTCCGCGCCGAAGGCAAGAAGGTCATTGAACAGCAGGTCATCCCGGCGTACAAGGAACTGCTGGCCTTCTGGAACACGGAATACTATCCGCACACGCAGACATCCATCGCTGCTGAATCGCTGCCCGACGGCAAGGCCTATTACAAGGCGCAGATCAAGCGCTACACCACGCTCGACCTCACTGCGGAAGAGATTCACAACATCGGTCTTGCTGAAGTCGCCAAGATTCATCAGGAGATGCTCGACACCATCGCGGAAGCCAAGTTCCAGGGCGACTTCTCGGCCTTCCTCAAATTCCTCCGCACCGACCCACAGTTCTACGCCAAGACACCCGACGAACTCCTCGGCAAAGCCTCGTACATGATGAAGGAGTTTGACGATAAGTCCGACCGCTACTTCGGCTATCAGCCACGCGGACGCTTCGGCATCCATCCCATCCCCGACGAAGTCGCGCCCTATCAACCCGCAGGCTTCGGCGGCGCAGGCGGATTCCAGATCAACCTGTACGACCTGCCCTCGCGCCCCATCTACGCCATGCCCGCACTCACACTGCATGAAGCCGCACCCGGCCACTCCTGGGCAGGCCTCATCGCACGCGAGCATCAGAACCCCGACGGCTTCCGTGGCGGCGGCTCCGCCTTCGGTGAAGGCTGGGCGCTCTACTGCGAACGCCTCGGCACTGAGATGGATATGTACCACACGCCCTACGAAAAATTCGGCATGCTCAGCTTCCAGTCATGGCGCGCCTCACGTCTCGTCGTCGACACCGGCATGCACTCCATGGGCTGGACGCGCGAGCAGGCACAGCAGTTCCTGCGTGAGAACACGGCACTCAGCGAACACGACATCGAAGAAGAAGTCGATCGCTACATCTCCTGGCCCGGCCAGGCCCTCAGCTACTACCTGGGCATGACCGTCATCCAGAAAGAGCGTCAACACGCACAACAGGCGCTCGGCAAAAAGTTCAACATACGCGCCTTCCACGATGCCATTCTCGCCACCGGCGGTGTTCCCCTTCCCGTGCTCGAGGAATACCTCGAAGCATGGATCAAAGGCGGCGGTGTCGGCCCTTACCCAGAGATGGAAAAGTAA
- a CDS encoding energy transducer TonB, which produces MQTLFVQEMPRDGRRTSIQRVASVVLHLVLLAAFTFQFHKVVKAVARPHKVAAVIIPYAPGHQAVVQKPKPKIQPPKDPPKLPLKQPDPPPVSSGGDPTGEDDVSVATADFYPDPKPDLAMLPHGTNGDVVVDIVIDESGKVVETTLDQGLGHGFDEAVMAVIQTWTFTPATKAGKPVASKQQLLFHFVRA; this is translated from the coding sequence ATGCAAACACTCTTTGTGCAGGAGATGCCCCGCGACGGCAGGCGCACGTCCATTCAAAGAGTGGCCTCTGTGGTGTTGCATCTTGTTCTGCTCGCGGCCTTCACCTTCCAGTTCCATAAGGTGGTGAAGGCCGTCGCGCGTCCGCACAAAGTCGCGGCGGTCATCATCCCGTACGCGCCCGGCCATCAAGCCGTCGTGCAAAAGCCGAAACCCAAAATTCAGCCCCCCAAAGATCCCCCAAAGCTTCCGCTCAAGCAGCCTGATCCCCCGCCCGTAAGCAGCGGCGGCGACCCCACCGGCGAAGACGACGTCTCCGTCGCCACCGCCGATTTCTATCCCGACCCCAAGCCCGATCTCGCCATGTTGCCCCACGGCACCAACGGCGATGTTGTCGTTGATATCGTCATCGACGAAAGCGGAAAGGTCGTCGAAACCACGCTCGATCAAGGCTTAGGACACGGCTTCGACGAAGCCGTCATGGCCGTCATCCAGACCTGGACCTTCACACCCGCCACCAAGGCAGGCAAGCCCGTCGCCAGCAAGCAACAACTCCTCTTCCATTTCGTGCGCGCATAA
- a CDS encoding LysR substrate-binding domain-containing protein, translating into MVLRNLDLDTLRTLVTTNDVGGFAQAAERLGRTPSAISLQMKRLQEELGTPLFRKQGRVLKLTEAGQTALGYARRMLALNDDLLQTMQGVTLAGTVRIGAPQDFASVLPDALRQFTTLYPRTQVELRIEGNGALIEALDKGQLDVALTIGFADRKDALLLGELPVLWIASRGFRMQETALPLALLGPQCAFRKAAVQHLEDAGIPYRIAATSPSLDGLWAALQGGLGITARTAMQLPSALTANKSLHRLPVLPGFPVALHRSANASEIPAVDALHSLLATATQGILAGLAYPENMRIVKKA; encoded by the coding sequence ATGGTTCTGCGCAATCTTGATCTGGATACTCTGCGGACACTGGTAACGACGAATGATGTGGGTGGTTTTGCGCAGGCTGCGGAGCGGCTTGGGCGAACACCTTCTGCGATCAGTTTGCAGATGAAGCGGCTTCAGGAAGAGTTGGGGACGCCGCTGTTTCGTAAGCAGGGGCGCGTGCTGAAGCTGACTGAGGCCGGGCAGACTGCGCTTGGTTATGCGCGGCGGATGCTGGCGTTGAATGATGACCTGTTGCAGACGATGCAGGGTGTGACGCTGGCCGGTACGGTTCGCATTGGTGCGCCGCAGGATTTTGCTTCGGTGCTGCCGGATGCGTTGCGGCAGTTCACAACGCTGTATCCGCGGACGCAGGTGGAGTTGCGCATTGAAGGTAACGGCGCACTGATTGAAGCGTTGGATAAGGGCCAGCTTGATGTGGCGTTGACGATTGGATTTGCCGATCGTAAAGATGCGTTGTTGTTGGGCGAGTTGCCGGTGCTGTGGATTGCGAGCCGAGGCTTTCGCATGCAGGAGACTGCTCTGCCGCTGGCGTTGCTGGGACCACAGTGTGCTTTTCGTAAGGCTGCGGTGCAGCACTTGGAAGATGCGGGTATTCCGTATCGGATTGCAGCGACCAGTCCGAGTCTTGATGGACTTTGGGCGGCGTTGCAGGGTGGGCTTGGGATTACGGCTCGGACGGCGATGCAGTTGCCGTCTGCGCTTACCGCGAATAAGTCGCTGCATCGTTTGCCGGTGCTGCCGGGCTTTCCGGTTGCGTTGCATCGCAGTGCGAATGCCTCGGAGATTCCGGCGGTGGATGCTTTGCATTCGTTGCTGGCCACGGCGACGCAGGGGATTCTTGCGGGATTGGCTTACCCGGAGAACATGCGCATTGTGAAGAAGGCATAA
- a CDS encoding Rid family hydrolase, producing the protein MMINRLLFVPVVLAGFVTASAQKMTEVPLPASQNQNNAVLPISGAVWVGNTLYVSGWLDPDMKSHPDTTSQTVGIFKDLEKFLETQKLTLRNVAMVRMFLGSDPAKEGKVDFAGMTAGYTQFFGTKDYPNKPARTTLQVVLPAGARGALVEVDLVAVKLK; encoded by the coding sequence ATGATGATCAACCGTCTGCTGTTTGTTCCCGTCGTGCTGGCAGGATTTGTGACCGCTTCCGCGCAAAAGATGACAGAAGTTCCTTTGCCTGCGAGCCAGAATCAGAACAATGCCGTCCTCCCGATTTCTGGTGCTGTCTGGGTTGGGAATACGTTGTATGTGAGTGGATGGCTTGATCCGGACATGAAGTCGCATCCGGATACGACGTCGCAGACCGTGGGTATCTTTAAAGACCTGGAAAAGTTTTTGGAGACGCAGAAGCTGACACTACGCAACGTGGCGATGGTGCGCATGTTTCTGGGGAGCGATCCTGCGAAGGAAGGCAAGGTGGATTTCGCAGGAATGACGGCAGGTTATACGCAGTTCTTTGGAACGAAGGACTATCCGAATAAGCCTGCACGGACTACGTTGCAGGTGGTGTTGCCTGCGGGTGCGCGTGGTGCGCTGGTGGAAGTTGACCTAGTTGCCGTGAAGCTGAAGTAG
- a CDS encoding DUF971 domain-containing protein — protein MSHEGIRMISREESERTAATEQPLPPAAISPAKVKVDITNGTGMEITWKDGHHSKWTFPYLRDACPCATCHEEREKTGRALGEPRPAPKALFPIYTPPAKPNSAEPIGRYAIKFKWADGHESGIYSWDFLRRLDQNALPFKVAAK, from the coding sequence ATGAGTCACGAAGGCATCCGCATGATCAGCCGCGAAGAGAGTGAGCGCACCGCCGCCACCGAACAGCCGCTGCCCCCTGCCGCCATCAGTCCCGCCAAGGTCAAAGTCGACATCACCAACGGCACCGGCATGGAGATCACCTGGAAAGACGGCCACCACTCCAAGTGGACTTTCCCCTACCTCCGCGACGCCTGCCCCTGCGCCACCTGCCACGAAGAACGCGAGAAGACAGGCCGCGCCCTCGGCGAACCCCGCCCCGCGCCCAAAGCCCTCTTCCCCATCTACACGCCGCCCGCCAAGCCCAACAGCGCAGAGCCCATCGGCCGTTACGCCATCAAGTTCAAATGGGCCGACGGCCACGAAAGCGGCATCTACTCCTGGGACTTCCTTCGCCGTCTCGATCAGAACGCATTGCCCTTCAAGGTAGCCGCAAAATGA
- a CDS encoding VWA domain-containing protein, translated as MRYSAPVAALLCASLLAFPLPALAQSAAQADAKTQTLNVDARLVVVPVTVRDSKEKLVRTLTKDDFTLTVDAKSQNIRYFDKENNLPLTLGLMVDVSGSQRTVLDAERTASSSFLDNMLQPDRDKAFVIQFGRQADLLADVTSSMPKLQAALQKIDSDREKPQFNQDDRSDNGSGNSGNSGSSNNGGYGNGGYGSGGYGGQGRHGGGQRPGGGGQRSGAGGGTLLYDAVYLASTEVLPKPAKDAKPAGPSRRALILLTDGDDRGSRETLTDAIEAAQRADFTVYAIYYKGEQDHNGYGNGFPGRFPGGRGGFPGGGGRMGDQGSREKNDGKKILQRMTEETGGRMFEVTKKYTVADIYKDIAEELRSQYRLGFSPVNNDDGYHRLTVDIPKQKKLILQYRDGYYTGAPKQQ; from the coding sequence ATGCGATACTCCGCGCCTGTTGCCGCCCTCCTGTGCGCCTCTCTGCTCGCCTTCCCCCTGCCTGCCCTGGCTCAAAGCGCCGCACAAGCAGACGCCAAGACGCAAACGCTGAACGTCGACGCACGCCTCGTCGTCGTCCCCGTCACCGTCCGCGACAGCAAAGAAAAGCTCGTCCGCACCCTCACCAAAGACGACTTCACCCTCACCGTCGACGCCAAATCGCAGAACATCCGTTACTTCGACAAGGAGAACAACCTCCCGCTCACCCTCGGCCTCATGGTCGACGTCAGCGGCAGCCAGCGCACCGTCCTCGACGCCGAGCGCACCGCCTCCTCCTCCTTCCTCGACAACATGCTCCAGCCTGACCGCGACAAGGCATTCGTCATCCAGTTCGGTCGCCAGGCAGACCTCCTCGCAGACGTCACCAGCTCCATGCCCAAGCTTCAGGCAGCGCTGCAAAAGATTGACTCCGACCGCGAAAAGCCGCAGTTCAATCAGGACGACCGTAGCGACAACGGCAGCGGCAACTCAGGTAACAGCGGGAGCAGCAACAACGGCGGCTACGGCAACGGTGGCTATGGCAGCGGAGGCTACGGCGGACAAGGCCGTCACGGCGGCGGTCAACGTCCCGGAGGCGGTGGCCAGCGCAGCGGAGCTGGCGGCGGCACGCTCCTTTACGACGCCGTCTACCTAGCCTCAACGGAAGTCCTCCCCAAACCCGCAAAGGACGCGAAACCCGCTGGCCCCAGCCGCCGCGCACTCATCTTGCTCACGGACGGCGACGATCGCGGCTCCCGCGAAACCCTCACCGACGCCATCGAAGCCGCGCAACGCGCCGACTTCACCGTCTACGCGATCTATTACAAGGGTGAGCAGGATCACAACGGCTACGGCAACGGATTCCCCGGACGCTTTCCCGGCGGCCGCGGCGGCTTCCCCGGCGGTGGCGGACGCATGGGTGATCAAGGCAGCCGCGAAAAGAACGACGGCAAGAAAATCCTGCAACGCATGACCGAAGAAACCGGCGGACGCATGTTTGAAGTCACCAAGAAATACACCGTCGCCGACATCTACAAGGACATCGCGGAAGAACTCCGCAGCCAGTACCGCCTCGGCTTCTCACCCGTAAACAACGACGACGGCTACCATCGCCTCACCGTCGATATCCCCAAGCAGAAGAAGCTCATCCTGCAATACCGCGACGGCTATTACACCGGCGCACCAAAGCAGCAGTAA
- a CDS encoding histidine-type phosphatase: MYWKRIASLLIAASCVTLAAVAQTQTMSADDELRGVIVLLRHGVRAPIESEIRASSYNAQPWPAWPVEQGVLTPHGTKALNLLGEWYRARYASLLEGSSCDKRGIYAEANTSQRTIASAHAMLDGLAPGCDVTVHQAPKGKRNRLFTGASGTAVNQQQLTDAVDGRMANNPDWYVHAFAVPMALMYHVMHDCTVLDKDCDANTPDFRTVRVKDGKAMPRNAREENPVTLGADFAEHFLLEYTEGMRMEQVGWGRITRADLDQLMEMNTRYHDFMLRTPYSTQVVASNLADRIRATIEATASGKAVPRELGVAADRFILLDGHDGNLSWLGGLLRMDWVLKDQTFNATPPGGGFVFEVHHSRSTGKNTVQISYVSQTLDQMRYLQPLTEQNGPSIAPVFVPGCSGPAPAYACSVEDFSRVVGAAIDTNFLEANDR, from the coding sequence ATGTATTGGAAACGTATTGCGTCGCTTTTGATTGCAGCATCGTGCGTTACTCTTGCTGCCGTTGCACAAACGCAGACTATGTCTGCGGATGATGAGTTGCGCGGGGTTATCGTTCTTCTGCGGCATGGAGTGCGTGCACCGATTGAGAGCGAGATTCGTGCGAGTTCTTATAACGCGCAGCCTTGGCCGGCGTGGCCCGTTGAGCAAGGTGTTCTTACGCCGCATGGGACGAAGGCGCTGAACCTGTTGGGTGAGTGGTATCGCGCGCGGTATGCTTCGTTGTTGGAAGGATCATCGTGCGATAAGCGCGGTATCTATGCGGAGGCGAATACTTCGCAGCGCACGATTGCTTCTGCGCACGCGATGTTGGATGGGCTTGCGCCGGGCTGTGATGTTACGGTGCATCAGGCACCTAAAGGAAAGCGCAATCGTTTGTTCACGGGAGCCAGTGGTACCGCGGTAAATCAGCAGCAGCTTACGGATGCCGTTGATGGACGCATGGCGAATAATCCTGACTGGTATGTGCATGCGTTCGCTGTGCCGATGGCGTTGATGTATCACGTGATGCATGACTGCACTGTGTTGGATAAAGATTGCGATGCCAACACGCCGGACTTTCGCACGGTACGCGTGAAGGATGGCAAGGCGATGCCGCGCAATGCGCGCGAAGAAAATCCGGTGACGTTGGGTGCGGATTTTGCCGAGCACTTTCTGTTGGAGTACACGGAAGGCATGCGGATGGAGCAGGTGGGATGGGGGCGCATTACGCGTGCCGATCTTGATCAGTTGATGGAGATGAACACTCGCTATCACGACTTCATGTTGCGCACTCCGTATTCGACACAGGTGGTGGCATCGAATTTGGCGGATCGTATTCGCGCAACGATTGAGGCTACCGCTTCAGGCAAAGCTGTTCCGCGCGAGCTTGGTGTGGCGGCGGATCGTTTCATTTTGCTGGATGGGCATGATGGCAATCTGAGCTGGCTTGGTGGTCTGTTGCGGATGGATTGGGTGTTGAAGGATCAGACTTTCAACGCGACGCCGCCGGGTGGTGGCTTTGTGTTTGAGGTGCATCACAGCCGCTCGACGGGGAAGAATACGGTGCAGATTTCGTATGTGAGTCAGACGTTGGATCAGATGCGTTATCTACAGCCTTTGACGGAGCAGAATGGGCCTTCCATTGCTCCTGTCTTTGTGCCGGGATGCAGTGGGCCAGCACCTGCGTATGCGTGTTCTGTCGAGGATTTTTCGCGAGTGGTGGGTGCGGCGATTGATACCAATTTCTTAGAAGCAAATGATCGATAG
- a CDS encoding sulfite exporter TauE/SafE family protein, whose protein sequence is MPTMLSTHAHYILLVVASLAAGALNAAAAGGSFISFPAMLGVGIPPVQANATNTVAIWPGQLTSVLKLRNDLRRELLIVAFIASILGGVAGALILLWLPPQIFLYILPWMISSATLLFLFSGRISRWMRKETSQPHVHRPISSLLLFPLLLPVCIYIGYFGAGGGLMVMALLALLGVDNMHQLNGMKVLVACLSNFSAVITFIVERAVVWHYCFIAMIAAGIGGYIGAHYARKLPQRAMRILVIIVGFSVSGYFFYRTLHPAH, encoded by the coding sequence ATGCCCACAATGCTGTCCACGCACGCCCATTACATCCTGTTGGTGGTGGCATCGCTGGCAGCCGGCGCTCTCAACGCAGCAGCGGCAGGCGGATCATTCATCAGCTTCCCGGCCATGCTCGGCGTGGGTATCCCGCCCGTGCAGGCCAACGCAACAAACACCGTCGCCATCTGGCCCGGCCAGCTCACCAGCGTTCTGAAACTCCGCAACGACCTCCGCCGCGAACTCCTCATCGTTGCATTCATCGCCTCCATCCTCGGCGGCGTTGCTGGCGCGCTGATTCTACTGTGGTTGCCCCCACAAATCTTTCTCTACATCCTGCCCTGGATGATCAGCAGCGCCACGCTACTGTTTCTCTTTTCCGGACGCATCAGCCGCTGGATGCGTAAAGAAACAAGCCAGCCACATGTACATCGCCCCATCTCATCGTTGCTGCTCTTTCCGCTGCTACTGCCCGTGTGCATTTACATCGGCTACTTCGGCGCTGGTGGAGGCCTCATGGTCATGGCGCTGCTCGCCCTCCTCGGCGTGGATAACATGCACCAGCTCAACGGCATGAAGGTGCTCGTCGCCTGCCTCTCCAACTTCTCGGCGGTCATCACGTTCATCGTGGAGCGCGCCGTCGTCTGGCATTACTGCTTCATCGCCATGATCGCCGCAGGCATCGGCGGCTATATCGGCGCACACTACGCCCGCAAACTGCCCCAGCGCGCCATGCGCATCCTCGTCATCATCGTCGGATTCAGTGTCAGCGGCTATTTCTTCTACCGCACCCTGCATCCGGCCCACTGA